A single genomic interval of Paracoccus contaminans harbors:
- a CDS encoding autotransporter assembly complex protein TamA, with translation MANWWTRGVAAAAAGCLLTAGAGAQTGTQGAASGSASGGVSGSGSGSASSASSPLSRLFGGGDRVANAPVDLVFRVTDNDAALARKLRQTSLLTGALAEGRSSGQDMLAAARADYSRLLGTLFDEGRYDAVIDIRLDGVEAAGIAPLDAPRFVHQVVVTVDPGSPFHYTRAEIAPVAPGTALPSGYRRGEVARTSDMKSAARAGVTGWREQGHAKADVASTDIIADHEAHSVESRIALTPGPLVRFGQLAASGNKRLSTRRLLKIAGFPEGQRYDPDKLEEVRKRLRRSGIFSAITLEEAPVLGPGDALDVKLTVIEQKLRRIGGGFEISSVDGAAVSGYWLHRNLLGGGERLRVDAEVKDMGSGTSGRDYKLGIRLDRPATIHPDVTGFVDARTERLREEDYDLDLGVLGVGLSWMPNDRVLGETRLEYRRSRVVDDAGTEDFTVLALPASLTLDRRKDETTDPRRGYWLAATATPFLGLGDTGSGLRMVGEGRAYRSFGAAERFTLAGRARAGSILGSDLARTPRDYLFYSGGGGSVRGQPYESLGAQVIQGPDGPVKTGGMSVANVTGELRMQVREKIGIVAFADAGEVWTDSGFGGDTDWHAGAGLGVRYKTPIGPIRLDIAGPVAGDTGEGVQFYLGLGQAF, from the coding sequence ATGGCAAACTGGTGGACCAGGGGGGTCGCGGCGGCGGCGGCAGGGTGCCTGCTGACGGCGGGCGCAGGCGCGCAGACCGGCACGCAAGGAGCCGCGTCCGGCTCGGCATCGGGCGGGGTGTCCGGGTCGGGATCGGGGTCGGCATCATCGGCATCCTCGCCGCTGTCGCGGCTTTTCGGCGGCGGCGACAGGGTTGCCAATGCGCCGGTCGATCTGGTGTTCCGCGTCACCGACAACGATGCGGCCCTGGCACGAAAGCTGCGCCAGACCTCGCTTCTGACCGGCGCGCTGGCCGAAGGGCGCAGCAGCGGGCAGGACATGCTGGCGGCCGCGCGGGCCGATTATTCGCGCCTGCTGGGCACTCTGTTCGACGAGGGGCGCTATGACGCCGTCATCGACATCCGGCTGGACGGGGTCGAGGCGGCAGGCATCGCGCCGCTGGACGCGCCCCGCTTTGTCCATCAGGTCGTCGTCACCGTCGATCCCGGCAGCCCCTTTCATTATACCCGCGCCGAGATCGCGCCGGTGGCACCGGGCACCGCGCTGCCCTCGGGCTATCGCCGGGGCGAGGTGGCGCGCACCTCGGACATGAAAAGCGCGGCGCGCGCCGGGGTCACGGGCTGGCGCGAGCAGGGCCACGCCAAGGCCGATGTCGCATCGACCGACATCATCGCCGACCACGAGGCGCACAGCGTGGAAAGCCGCATCGCCCTCACCCCCGGTCCGCTCGTGCGGTTCGGGCAGCTGGCGGCAAGCGGCAACAAGCGCCTTTCCACGCGCCGCCTGCTCAAGATCGCGGGCTTTCCCGAAGGTCAGCGCTATGATCCCGACAAGCTCGAGGAGGTGCGCAAGCGGCTGCGCCGGTCGGGCATCTTCTCGGCGATCACCCTGGAAGAAGCCCCGGTTCTCGGCCCCGGCGATGCGCTGGATGTCAAGCTGACCGTCATCGAGCAGAAGCTGCGCCGGATCGGCGGCGGGTTCGAGATATCCAGCGTCGATGGCGCGGCGGTCAGCGGCTACTGGCTGCACCGGAACCTGCTGGGCGGGGGCGAGCGGCTGCGCGTGGATGCAGAGGTCAAGGACATGGGGTCCGGCACCTCGGGGCGCGATTACAAGCTGGGCATCCGGCTGGACCGTCCCGCGACCATCCATCCCGACGTGACCGGCTTTGTCGATGCCCGCACCGAACGGCTGCGCGAGGAGGATTATGACCTAGACCTGGGCGTTCTGGGCGTGGGGCTGTCCTGGATGCCCAATGACCGGGTGCTGGGCGAGACGCGGCTGGAATACCGCCGCTCGCGCGTGGTGGACGACGCGGGAACCGAGGATTTCACCGTGCTGGCCCTGCCCGCCAGCCTGACGCTGGACCGGCGCAAGGACGAGACGACCGATCCGCGGCGCGGCTATTGGCTGGCGGCCACCGCCACCCCCTTCCTGGGGCTGGGCGACACGGGCAGCGGGCTGCGCATGGTGGGCGAGGGGCGGGCCTATCGCAGCTTCGGCGCGGCCGAGCGGTTCACCCTGGCCGGCAGGGCACGCGCCGGCTCGATCCTGGGATCCGATCTTGCCCGTACGCCGCGCGATTACCTGTTCTATTCGGGGGGCGGCGGTTCGGTGCGCGGGCAGCCCTATGAATCGCTGGGCGCGCAGGTGATCCAGGGGCCCGATGGCCCGGTCAAGACCGGGGGGATGAGCGTGGCGAACGTCACCGGAGAGTTGCGCATGCAGGTGCGCGAAAAGATCGGCATCGTCGCCTTTGCCGATGCCGGCGAGGTCTGGACGGACAGCGGCTTTGGCGGGGACACCGACTGGCACGCCGGCGCGGGGCTGGGGGTGCGATACAAGACGCCCATCGGCCCGATCCGGCTGGACATCGCCGGCCCGGTCGCGGGCGACACGGGCGAGGGCGTTCAATTCTATCTCGGACTGGGACAGGCATTCTGA
- a CDS encoding translocation/assembly module TamB domain-containing protein, whose product MKRILLALSLALPLSLPVALPGPAIAQDAPVPPPAAAQGTDSGADAAGRDIAAAAAALSAEDDKGFITRFLERNLSGAGRQVIIRGFEGALSSRATFAELTIADADGVWITLRNGAIQWNRSALFARRIEIQELSAEEIVLPRLPAGQSRARTAEVREFALPTLPVGITIDRIAAGRVSIGQPVFGEAADVSIDGSMNLAGGEGAARLAINRVDGKHGVFALDTAYSNATTNLRLDLALDEEEGGLFANIVKLNDRPAVKARISGEGPLRQFGVDLQLATDGVDRVTGRASAAAQAGPDGTPGTAFRLQLSGDVASLLPPDNRPFFGTTSRLEAEGWRGESGRISVPSLLVHTEALDLTGSVSTNDKGAPQAVALQMKLGQDAGAPTLPVRLPFGGEPTYVHSGSLQIGYDAARSDAWTLTGRLGDVAQNGNRIGALTLDGGGTVAIVEGNPVQALGRLRFGIEGLALADAGLQQALGTAISGETGFDLAQGNALDLSGLTIRGEGFGLKGDIRADGLRSGITLSGELDADLGALDRLSTLAGRPLAGRAHARMRGLYTVLTHGFDAEAQITGDDITVNQPQIDRLLGGQSSIVLSARRDERGIDIRDLTVNAQRLTARAQGLVSSAASDLKASLRLSSLTDADPAMAGALTAEAAMTGAEGGRRITLSGEATDLALGVERLDTALKGRTSLTAIAQEKDGAFAVETLRLANPQITADGKGSFAAGALDAALNLDVPDLRAFGMGLQGSLKASANASERGGVRVIEATGTGKDLRLGQQDVDGALTGTTDFRLSAEQKGSAITIRDLRLTNEQMAAHVQGLLADTGTNLTGNAEIRSLAAFGRGWRGALRLDGSVTDDGTGTRVIALDGTGQDLSLGQRNMDGMLSGETRLNVRGTERNGVLDISRAAIDNPKARAELTGTVGGGRTDLRGSVDLADLSALGLGWRGSIDAKGSFGDDGTGVRRLAVDGTANDLSLGQAQADAALAGPTRLTLRGSEQGGILTIEQARAENARLSASAQGKLAARGTDLTAALKAQSLAFLGRGIGGSVDARARLTDAGDGRRITAEGTASGLRVGNAKLDPLLSGQTRFDLAAVRSSQGAITLERMNAANGQLRIAANGNPGTGLAVDAGLSDLALLVPGLPGPATVKGTVRQGAAAYEVNLAATAPGGTRANIAGSVARNLSSADIRVSGVSDAALVNPLLRVRSIEGPVDFDLRLNGAPSLANVTGRVRLPDAQLSDPKLGLRVENLSGSAELNGGLIQVNASGNVSGGGRLTVSGPVDLRGGTRLDLTARLDGVTLRDPNLYQTTVDGTVRISGDPAQGPLVSGTINLGETEIRIPASGFGGAKTIPDMVHLKDRPPVRATRAKAGLLPFPSADSRIAGMTAPPATPPANPARLDLTINAPHQVFVRGRGIDAELGGALRLTGNARAMIPVGQLELIRGRIDLLGKRFDMTEGLIELQGSMVPVLRLVAQTVQDSITTRIIVDGDIRDPDITFESDPELPQEEVLSHLLFGRGLDSISALQAAQLANAVAVLAGRGSEGIVSSLRNSVGLDDLDLATDDEGNVSVRAGKYISRNVYTDVSVDADGKSRINLNLDVNDKVTARGSMASDGESTLGLFYERDY is encoded by the coding sequence ATGAAACGCATCCTGCTGGCCCTGTCTTTGGCCCTGCCCCTGTCGCTGCCCGTGGCATTGCCCGGCCCGGCGATCGCGCAGGACGCCCCTGTCCCGCCGCCGGCCGCGGCCCAGGGGACCGACAGCGGCGCGGATGCCGCCGGCCGCGACATCGCTGCCGCTGCGGCCGCGCTGTCGGCCGAGGATGACAAGGGCTTCATCACCCGCTTTCTGGAACGCAACCTGTCCGGCGCCGGCCGGCAGGTGATCATCCGCGGCTTTGAAGGCGCGCTGTCCTCGCGCGCGACCTTTGCCGAACTGACCATCGCGGATGCCGACGGGGTGTGGATCACCCTGCGCAACGGCGCGATCCAGTGGAACCGCTCGGCCCTGTTCGCCCGGCGGATCGAGATTCAGGAGCTGTCGGCCGAGGAGATCGTGCTGCCGCGCCTGCCCGCCGGCCAGAGCCGCGCCCGCACCGCCGAGGTGCGCGAATTCGCGTTGCCGACGCTGCCGGTCGGCATCACCATCGACCGCATCGCTGCCGGGCGCGTGTCGATCGGGCAGCCTGTCTTCGGCGAGGCGGCGGATGTCTCGATCGACGGCTCGATGAACCTGGCAGGGGGCGAGGGCGCGGCCCGGCTGGCGATCAACCGCGTGGACGGCAAGCACGGCGTCTTTGCGCTGGACACCGCCTATTCCAACGCGACCACCAATCTGCGGCTCGATCTGGCGCTGGACGAGGAAGAGGGCGGGCTTTTCGCCAATATCGTCAAGCTTAACGACCGCCCGGCGGTCAAGGCGCGGATCAGCGGCGAAGGACCGCTGCGGCAGTTCGGGGTTGACCTGCAACTGGCGACCGACGGGGTGGACCGCGTCACCGGGCGCGCCTCGGCCGCCGCGCAGGCAGGGCCTGACGGCACCCCCGGCACGGCCTTCCGGCTGCAGCTCAGCGGCGACGTGGCCAGCCTGCTGCCCCCCGACAACCGGCCTTTCTTCGGCACCACCTCGCGGCTCGAGGCCGAGGGCTGGCGGGGCGAGAGCGGGCGCATCTCGGTCCCCTCGCTGCTGGTCCATACCGAGGCGCTGGACCTGACCGGATCGGTCAGCACCAATGACAAGGGCGCGCCGCAGGCGGTGGCCCTGCAGATGAAGCTGGGCCAGGATGCCGGGGCACCCACGCTGCCCGTGCGCCTGCCCTTTGGAGGCGAGCCGACCTATGTCCATTCGGGCAGCCTTCAGATCGGCTATGACGCGGCCCGCTCGGACGCATGGACGCTGACCGGGCGCCTGGGGGATGTCGCCCAGAACGGCAACCGGATCGGCGCGCTGACCCTTGACGGGGGCGGCACCGTGGCCATCGTGGAGGGCAACCCCGTCCAGGCGCTGGGCCGGCTGCGCTTCGGCATCGAGGGGCTGGCACTGGCCGATGCGGGCCTGCAGCAGGCGCTCGGCACGGCCATCAGCGGCGAGACGGGCTTTGATCTGGCCCAGGGCAACGCGCTTGACCTGTCGGGGCTGACCATCAGGGGCGAGGGCTTCGGCCTGAAGGGCGATATCCGCGCCGACGGGCTGCGGTCGGGCATCACCTTGTCGGGTGAGCTTGATGCCGATCTCGGCGCGCTGGATCGCCTGTCCACCTTGGCGGGGCGGCCGCTGGCCGGCAGGGCGCATGCCCGTATGCGCGGGCTTTACACGGTGCTGACGCACGGCTTTGACGCCGAGGCGCAGATCACCGGCGATGACATCACCGTAAACCAGCCGCAGATCGACCGTCTGCTGGGCGGGCAGTCCAGCATCGTCCTCAGCGCCCGCCGGGACGAACGCGGGATCGATATCCGCGATCTGACGGTGAACGCGCAGCGCCTGACCGCCCGGGCGCAGGGGCTGGTTTCCAGCGCGGCCTCCGACCTCAAGGCAAGCCTCCGGCTCTCCAGCCTGACCGATGCCGATCCGGCGATGGCCGGCGCCCTGACCGCCGAGGCGGCGATGACAGGGGCCGAGGGCGGGCGCCGGATCACCCTTTCCGGCGAGGCGACGGATCTGGCGCTGGGGGTCGAGCGGCTCGACACGGCCCTGAAGGGCCGCACCAGCCTGACCGCCATCGCGCAGGAAAAGGACGGGGCCTTTGCGGTCGAGACGCTGCGCCTGGCCAATCCGCAGATCACGGCGGATGGCAAGGGCAGCTTTGCCGCGGGCGCGCTGGATGCGGCGCTGAATCTCGACGTGCCCGATCTGCGCGCCTTCGGGATGGGGCTGCAAGGCTCGCTCAAGGCCAGCGCCAATGCCAGCGAACGCGGCGGGGTGCGGGTGATCGAGGCGACCGGCACCGGCAAGGATCTGCGCTTGGGGCAGCAGGACGTGGACGGCGCGCTGACCGGGACCACCGATTTCCGCCTGTCGGCGGAACAGAAGGGATCGGCGATCACCATCCGCGACCTGCGCCTGACCAATGAGCAGATGGCAGCCCATGTGCAGGGGCTGCTGGCAGACACGGGAACGAACCTGACCGGCAATGCCGAAATCCGCTCGCTTGCTGCCTTCGGGCGGGGCTGGCGCGGGGCGCTGCGGCTTGACGGCAGCGTGACCGACGATGGCACCGGCACGCGGGTGATCGCGCTGGACGGCACCGGGCAGGACCTGTCGCTGGGACAGCGCAACATGGACGGGATGCTGTCGGGGGAAACCCGGCTGAACGTGCGGGGGACCGAACGGAACGGTGTGCTGGACATCAGCCGCGCCGCGATCGACAACCCCAAGGCCAGGGCCGAACTGACCGGGACGGTCGGGGGCGGGCGCACCGACCTGCGCGGATCGGTGGACCTGGCTGACCTGTCGGCACTGGGGCTGGGCTGGCGCGGATCGATCGATGCAAAAGGCAGCTTTGGCGATGACGGCACCGGCGTGCGGCGGCTGGCGGTGGACGGGACGGCCAATGACCTGTCGCTGGGCCAGGCCCAGGCCGATGCGGCACTGGCCGGCCCCACGCGGCTGACGCTGCGCGGCAGCGAACAGGGCGGCATCCTGACCATCGAGCAGGCGAGGGCCGAGAACGCCCGGCTCAGCGCCTCGGCGCAGGGCAAGCTCGCAGCCCGGGGGACCGACCTGACCGCAGCGTTGAAGGCCCAGAGCCTTGCATTCCTTGGCCGCGGCATCGGCGGGTCGGTCGATGCCCGCGCCCGTCTGACCGACGCCGGCGATGGGCGCCGGATCACGGCCGAGGGGACGGCCAGCGGGCTGCGGGTCGGCAATGCCAAACTCGATCCGCTGCTGTCGGGGCAGACGCGTTTTGACCTGGCGGCGGTTCGCTCGTCCCAGGGGGCGATCACGCTGGAGCGGATGAACGCCGCGAACGGGCAGCTGCGCATCGCGGCGAACGGCAATCCCGGAACGGGGCTGGCCGTGGATGCCGGGCTGTCCGATCTGGCGCTGCTGGTGCCGGGCCTGCCCGGCCCCGCCACGGTCAAGGGAACCGTCCGCCAGGGCGCCGCCGCCTATGAGGTGAACCTGGCCGCCACCGCCCCCGGCGGGACGCGGGCAAACATCGCCGGATCGGTGGCGCGCAACCTTTCATCGGCCGATATCCGCGTCTCGGGTGTCAGCGATGCCGCGCTGGTCAATCCGCTGCTGCGCGTGCGGTCCATCGAAGGCCCGGTCGATTTCGATTTGCGGCTGAACGGTGCGCCCTCGCTGGCCAATGTGACCGGGCGGGTCAGGCTGCCCGATGCCCAGCTTTCCGATCCCAAGCTGGGCCTGCGGGTGGAAAACCTGTCGGGCAGCGCCGAGCTGAACGGCGGCCTCATCCAGGTCAATGCCTCGGGCAATGTCTCGGGGGGCGGGCGTCTGACGGTCAGCGGCCCGGTGGACCTGCGCGGCGGCACGCGGCTGGACCTGACGGCCCGGCTGGACGGCGTCACGCTGCGCGATCCGAACCTCTATCAGACGACGGTTGATGGCACGGTGCGGATCTCGGGCGATCCGGCGCAGGGGCCGCTGGTATCGGGAACAATCAACCTGGGCGAGACAGAGATCCGCATCCCCGCGAGCGGGTTCGGCGGCGCCAAGACGATCCCCGACATGGTCCATCTGAAGGACCGCCCCCCCGTGCGCGCGACCCGCGCCAAGGCCGGGCTGCTGCCGTTTCCCTCTGCCGACAGCCGCATCGCCGGCATGACCGCACCCCCGGCGACGCCGCCCGCCAATCCGGCCCGGCTGGACCTGACGATCAACGCCCCCCACCAGGTCTTTGTGCGCGGCCGGGGAATCGATGCCGAGCTGGGCGGCGCGCTGCGCCTGACGGGCAATGCGCGCGCCATGATCCCGGTGGGGCAGCTTGAGCTGATCCGCGGCCGGATCGACCTGCTGGGCAAGCGCTTCGACATGACCGAGGGGCTGATCGAGCTGCAGGGCAGCATGGTCCCGGTGCTGCGGCTGGTCGCGCAGACCGTGCAGGATTCGATCACCACCCGCATCATCGTGGACGGCGACATCCGCGACCCCGACATTACCTTCGAATCCGATCCCGAACTGCCGCAGGAGGAAGTGCTGTCCCATCTGCTGTTCGGGCGGGGGCTGGACAGCATCTCGGCCCTGCAGGCGGCGCAGCTGGCCAATGCCGTCGCCGTCTTGGCCGGCCGGGGCAGCGAGGGCATCGTGTCGAGCCTGCGCAATTCGGTCGGGCTGGACGATCTGGACCTGGCGACCGATGATGAGGGCAATGTCTCGGTCAGGGCGGGGAAATACATCTCGCGCAATGTCTATACCGACGTGTCGGTGGACGCGGACGGCAAGTCGCGCATCAACCTCAACCTCGACGTGAACGACAAGGTGACGGCGCGCGGGTCGATGGCCAGCGACGGGGAAAGCACGCTCGGGCTGTTCTATGAAAGGGATTACTGA